A region of Channa argus isolate prfri chromosome 8, Channa argus male v1.0, whole genome shotgun sequence DNA encodes the following proteins:
- the tprg1 gene encoding tumor protein p63-regulated gene 1 protein, whose product MAETEGGTAPSEHRQLSSSTAGPEDARSDARIEATEEGASNGGEARTEATMERPSMGGEARTEATEERASKGGEARTEATEERASKGGEARTEATEEGFGSVSAVPTPEQFKLRRFFVLRPGTLNQAIRDVEALVDKEVDGSVQSIWLMAEVDHWNNEKERIVLITDNSLLVFKYDFVMFNCDQFHRIPLNFVDRISHGTFSFPKHSLLQREGEGVRVFWDRLREPSFASRWNPFATDMPFITFTYHPVRQMDDKFSSLCDIQKFREQLKDAAQKVHTIKPVPGKANGVLVLNQPILIEAYVGLMSFLGNQNKLGYCMARGNIGF is encoded by the exons ATGGCTGAGACTGAGGGAGGAACAGCGCCGAGTGAGCACCGTCAGCTCAGCTCATCTACCGCCGGTCCGGAGGACGCTCGGTCCGATGCCCGGATAGAGGCCACAGAGGAGGGGGCATCGAACGGTGGGGAAGCCCGGACAGAGGCCACAATGGAGCGGCCATCGATGGGTGGAGAAGCCCGGACAGAGGCCACAGAGGAGCGGGCATCAAAGGGTGGAGAAGCCCGGACAGAGGCCACAGAGGAGCGGGCATCAAAGGGTGGAGAAGCCCGGACAGAGGCCACAGAGGAGGGGTTCGGTTCCGTCTCTGCGGTTCCCACTCCGGAGCAGTTCAAACTCAGGAGGTTCTTCGTGCTGAGG CCTGGCACACTGAATCAGGCCATCAGAGACGTTGAAGCTCTGGTGGATAAAGAAGTAGATGGCAGCGTTCAGAGCATCTGGCTGATGGCAGA GGTGGACCACTGGAACAATGAAAAGGAGCGTATTGTTCTCATCACAGACAACTCTCTCCTGGTCTTTAAGTACGACTTTGTCATGTTCAACTGTGACCAATTCCACAGGATTCCACTGAACTTTGTTGACCGCATCTCCCATGGCACCTTCAGCTTCCCCAAGCATTCCCTTCTGCA gaGAGAAGGGGAGGGAGTGCGTGTCTTCTGGGACCGGTTGAGAGAGCCCTCCTTTGCCTCCAGGTGGAACCCCTTCGCCACTGACATGCCCTTCATCACCTTCACCTATCACCCAGTGAGGCAGATGGATGATAAGTTCTCATCTCTCTGCGAC ATCCAGAAATTTCGTGAGCAGCTCAAGGATGCAGCTCAGAAAGTCCACACCATAAAGCCAGTTCCTGGGAAGGCCAATGGCGTTCTGGTCCTGAATCAGCCGATCCTCATCGAGGCTTACGTGGGCCTCATGTCTTTCCTGGGGAACCAGAACAAACTAGGCTACTGCATGGCTCGAGGAAACATTGGTTTCTAA